Proteins encoded by one window of Methylovirgula ligni:
- a CDS encoding cupin domain-containing protein, with protein MTKEFSLAPSLLSPPDVTDAPGRGIDPNISGHIAALPNLYELDAQPVEEMSALISRQYLHGAHSTFVKWRMKKGAIVPLHHHINEQITWITEGACEVYSQGKKYLLRAGSLFIIPPNVPHEFHFTEDTIDIDIFSPQRQDWIDGTVNYYAKK; from the coding sequence ATGACCAAGGAATTTTCGCTCGCGCCGTCACTGCTCTCGCCGCCCGATGTCACCGACGCGCCCGGCCGCGGCATCGATCCCAATATCAGCGGCCATATCGCGGCGCTCCCCAATCTTTATGAACTGGACGCGCAGCCGGTCGAGGAAATGTCCGCGCTCATCTCGCGGCAATATCTGCACGGCGCGCATTCGACCTTCGTCAAATGGCGGATGAAGAAGGGCGCCATCGTGCCGCTGCACCATCACATCAACGAGCAGATTACCTGGATCACCGAAGGCGCTTGCGAGGTCTATTCGCAGGGGAAAAAATATCTGTTGCGTGCCGGCAGCCTGTTCATCATCCCGCCGAACGTGCCGCACGAATTCCATTTCACCGAAGACACGATCGACATCGACATTTTCTCGCCGCAGCGGCAGGACTGGATCGACGGCACGGTGAACTATTACGCGAAGAAATAG
- a CDS encoding Y-family DNA polymerase produces MTRYLSLWLPSLATDRISRHSAAAREAPLATIAKVRSAQRLAAVNRAAARHGLKPGLALADARAILPELACCAVDEAAEAATLAAITDWCRRFTPLAALDPPDGAMLDITGAAHLFGGEAKLLDEIEARLATQGLAARAAIAPTPEAAWALARFGEARVIPEGDREEDLRRRLGALPLAALRLDAKTLADLAQAGLRRIGDLILRPRAPLAARFGKQLFVRLDALLGHAKTPITPRFEAPAYLAERRFAEPIVQRETIEATIRALAQELALLLVRQGEGARQLDVSLFGVDGRVRHLRAGTSRPLRDPAMIARLFREKIEAAGNIDERDPLDAGFGFDVVRLAAEAVERQDEDQAHWLGAATQDDLADLVDRLGARLGLRRVTRLDLSDTHWPEFAVTAVPFSASSTHRHGMDARHKAGHDVQAQSVLSTRPIRLLTQPEPIEAIASVPDGPPVRFRWRRVLHVVAAIEGPERIAPEWWKHSALTRDYFRAEDSEGRRFWLFREGLYETETAQPRWFLHGLFA; encoded by the coding sequence GTGACGCGTTATCTCTCCCTCTGGCTGCCATCGCTGGCGACGGACCGGATCAGCCGCCACAGCGCCGCAGCGCGTGAAGCACCGCTTGCCACCATCGCCAAGGTGAGGAGCGCACAGCGCCTCGCCGCCGTGAACCGCGCCGCCGCCCGGCACGGCTTGAAACCGGGCCTCGCGCTGGCCGATGCCCGCGCCATTCTGCCGGAACTCGCCTGCTGCGCGGTGGATGAGGCGGCGGAGGCGGCGACGCTCGCCGCGATCACCGATTGGTGCCGCCGCTTCACGCCGCTCGCGGCGCTCGATCCGCCGGACGGTGCCATGCTCGACATCACCGGCGCGGCGCATCTCTTCGGCGGCGAGGCGAAACTGCTCGATGAGATCGAGGCGCGCCTTGCCACGCAAGGCTTGGCTGCCCGCGCCGCGATCGCGCCAACACCGGAGGCCGCCTGGGCCCTGGCACGGTTCGGCGAAGCGCGCGTAATCCCGGAGGGGGATCGCGAAGAGGATCTGCGCCGCCGCCTCGGCGCGCTGCCGCTCGCCGCCCTCCGCCTCGACGCGAAGACTCTTGCCGATCTGGCGCAGGCGGGTCTGCGCCGCATCGGCGATCTCATCCTGCGTCCTCGCGCGCCGCTTGCCGCGCGGTTCGGCAAGCAGCTCTTTGTCCGGCTCGATGCGCTGCTCGGCCATGCCAAGACGCCCATCACGCCGCGCTTCGAGGCGCCGGCCTATCTCGCCGAGCGGCGCTTTGCCGAGCCGATTGTCCAGCGCGAAACGATCGAAGCGACGATCCGCGCTTTGGCGCAGGAACTGGCGCTGCTGCTCGTGCGGCAGGGTGAAGGCGCGCGGCAGCTCGACGTGAGCCTCTTCGGCGTCGACGGGCGCGTGCGGCATCTGCGCGCCGGCACCAGCCGGCCCTTGCGCGATCCGGCGATGATCGCGCGGCTCTTTCGCGAAAAGATCGAGGCCGCCGGCAACATAGACGAGCGCGATCCGCTCGATGCCGGCTTCGGCTTCGATGTCGTGCGGCTCGCGGCCGAGGCGGTCGAGCGGCAGGATGAAGATCAGGCCCATTGGCTGGGAGCAGCCACGCAGGACGATCTCGCCGATCTCGTCGACCGGCTGGGCGCGCGGCTCGGCCTGCGGCGCGTCACGCGGCTGGATCTCAGCGATACGCATTGGCCGGAGTTCGCGGTGACGGCTGTGCCCTTCTCCGCGTCTTCGACCCATCGGCATGGCATGGATGCCCGGCACAAGGCCGGGCATGACGTGCAAGCACAAAGCGTGCTCTCCACCCGCCCCATCCGCCTTCTCACCCAGCCCGAGCCGATCGAGGCCATCGCCAGCGTGCCGGACGGGCCGCCGGTGCGCTTCCGCTGGCGGCGCGTGCTGCATGTGGTCGCCGCCATCGAGGGGCCGGAGCGGATCGCGCCGGAATGGTGGAAACATTCCGCTCTAACGCGCGATTATTTCCGCGCCGAAGACAGCGAGGGCCGCAGGTTCTGGCTGTTCCGCGAAGGACTCTACGAGACCGAGACCGCGCAGCCGCGCTGGTTCCTGCACGGACTGTTCGCGTGA
- a CDS encoding cupin domain-containing protein, translating into MPFSFWHSDQNAEPLFIPAIGLELRVRLPGAASGGEMTLIETQNAPGFGPPLHRHREVEVFRVLAGRYLYVVDGARFYAETDDVVSVPGGAGHTFVNVADTPGRQLIAILPALDAAAFFTELGGVMKDGVPDKAALNIFGQKWGVEFLGPPLKKP; encoded by the coding sequence ATGCCTTTCAGCTTCTGGCACTCAGACCAAAATGCCGAACCGCTGTTTATTCCCGCCATCGGCCTGGAGCTGCGCGTGCGTCTGCCGGGCGCGGCCTCGGGCGGCGAAATGACCCTTATCGAAACGCAGAACGCGCCGGGCTTCGGGCCGCCGCTGCATCGTCATCGCGAGGTGGAAGTGTTTCGCGTTCTGGCCGGGCGCTATCTCTATGTGGTGGACGGTGCGCGCTTTTACGCGGAGACCGACGATGTGGTCAGCGTGCCGGGCGGCGCCGGGCATACGTTCGTCAATGTCGCCGACACGCCCGGACGGCAGTTGATCGCGATCCTGCCGGCTCTGGACGCGGCCGCCTTCTTCACAGAGCTCGGCGGCGTCATGAAAGACGGCGTGCCGGACAAAGCGGCGCTCAACATTTTCGGCCAGAAATGGGGCGTCGAATTTTTGGGACCGCCCCTGAAGAAGCCCTGA
- a CDS encoding sodium:solute symporter family protein, which produces MHRADDLSVLIFLVTLAATFAASFLGRAHTRQLNSDALADQKLSKWLVGLSAGATGNSAFIVTGVVGLGYTLGLQALLLPFGWLFGDIAFWTFFPDGINRLGRKTKAATLTDVIASGLPAVARRRVKLLAAALILICLTGYISAQWIAGQKFLEGAFGFPHLLSLLLFATLIVLYTGIGGFRGSVYADTLQAVIRIFGTSLALGAVIVVAWRNSAGFWENTAVAGTQFFVLLPHGLPAALLFMLGFAAAAFGFGLGQPQMTSRYLAGRSPAETRSAWWIFIGFIQFTWIAMTIFGVVLRGVMPAIADPEAGLSLFFRTNMGPVLTGLIVADIFATIAATSNSLLVAMAQTVKFDVIEVLTPRVPPLWPIVLLLGLISMAISARLDRSVVSLVLSSISLLGAGLAPAMMVRVLDWRRTNLSVPLSIIAGFAAAALWKLSGFGAFLNEAAPGIAIGLGANFLTVALRRKGTAIAE; this is translated from the coding sequence ATGCACCGCGCCGACGATTTATCGGTCCTCATCTTTCTTGTCACGCTCGCCGCGACCTTCGCCGCCTCGTTTCTGGGCCGCGCGCATACACGCCAGCTCAATTCGGATGCGCTCGCCGATCAGAAGCTGAGCAAATGGCTCGTCGGCCTCAGCGCCGGCGCCACGGGCAACAGCGCCTTCATCGTCACCGGTGTCGTCGGCCTTGGCTATACGCTCGGCCTGCAGGCGCTGCTGCTGCCCTTCGGCTGGCTGTTTGGCGATATCGCGTTCTGGACCTTCTTCCCCGACGGGATCAACCGCCTCGGCCGCAAAACCAAAGCCGCGACGCTGACCGACGTGATTGCCAGCGGCTTGCCGGCCGTCGCCCGGCGTCGCGTAAAACTGCTTGCCGCGGCACTCATCCTGATCTGCCTCACCGGCTATATTTCCGCGCAATGGATCGCGGGGCAGAAATTTCTCGAAGGCGCGTTCGGCTTTCCGCATCTCCTGTCGCTGCTTCTCTTCGCGACGTTGATCGTGCTCTACACCGGCATCGGCGGCTTTCGCGGCTCCGTCTATGCCGACACGCTGCAGGCCGTGATCCGCATCTTCGGCACAAGCCTCGCGCTCGGTGCGGTGATTGTCGTGGCCTGGAGAAATTCTGCGGGTTTTTGGGAAAATACCGCGGTCGCGGGAACGCAGTTTTTCGTGCTGCTGCCGCACGGCCTTCCCGCCGCGCTCCTGTTCATGCTCGGTTTCGCCGCCGCCGCTTTCGGCTTCGGCCTTGGCCAGCCGCAGATGACCTCGCGCTATCTTGCCGGCCGCAGCCCGGCCGAGACGCGCAGCGCCTGGTGGATTTTCATCGGCTTCATCCAATTCACCTGGATCGCCATGACGATTTTCGGGGTCGTGCTGCGCGGCGTGATGCCGGCGATCGCCGACCCGGAAGCGGGGCTGAGCCTGTTCTTCCGCACCAATATGGGGCCAGTGCTCACGGGTCTGATCGTCGCCGATATTTTCGCGACCATCGCCGCCACCTCGAACAGCCTGCTCGTCGCCATGGCGCAGACGGTGAAGTTCGATGTCATCGAAGTGCTGACGCCGCGCGTGCCGCCGCTGTGGCCGATCGTCCTTCTGCTCGGACTCATCTCGATGGCGATCTCGGCACGGCTCGACCGTTCTGTCGTGAGCCTCGTCCTCTCCTCGATCTCGCTGCTCGGCGCCGGGCTCGCTCCGGCGATGATGGTGCGCGTGCTCGACTGGCGGCGCACGAACCTGTCCGTGCCGCTGTCCATCATTGCCGGCTTTGCCGCCGCCGCGCTGTGGAAGCTTTCCGGTTTCGGCGCCTTCCTCAACGAGGCCGCGCCGGGCATTGCCATCGGCCTGGGCGCGAATTTCCTCACCGTCGCGCTACGCCGCAAAGGCACTGCCATCGCCGAATAA
- a CDS encoding DUF4396 domain-containing protein, producing the protein MLDGIILLWFILSAISVLFVVIDIRSTPESPVLKWGFILLTAYTGVFGAFLYVLGCREPLSGTHERFIATRWRQTLGSTMHCVAGDGVGILAGAVLSTVLSLTGLAEVALEYVLGFAFGWTIFQSLFMRSTAGGSYSAALKSTFIPELLSMNLLMAGMVPTAMLLRKHIQYSGDPASPRFWFVMSMGLLVGFIFAYPMNWWLVANHLKHGMMTVRRAAPTADSPAQMDHASMKDMAQEKAPMQMGSDRVPSPPIPVMTVLSFLALAAGLALASLSR; encoded by the coding sequence ATGCTGGACGGCATAATATTGCTTTGGTTTATCCTGAGCGCGATCTCGGTGCTGTTTGTCGTGATCGACATCCGGTCAACACCGGAATCGCCGGTGCTCAAATGGGGTTTCATATTACTGACCGCATATACCGGGGTGTTCGGCGCCTTCCTTTACGTTTTGGGTTGCCGGGAGCCTCTGTCCGGCACCCATGAGCGCTTCATCGCGACGCGGTGGCGACAGACGCTTGGTTCGACCATGCATTGCGTCGCGGGCGATGGCGTCGGTATTCTCGCAGGCGCCGTGCTTTCGACAGTGCTCAGCCTTACGGGCCTGGCCGAGGTCGCCCTCGAATATGTTCTCGGCTTTGCTTTCGGCTGGACGATCTTTCAATCGCTTTTCATGCGCAGCACGGCCGGCGGATCGTATTCCGCCGCGCTGAAAAGCACTTTTATCCCGGAACTCCTGTCGATGAATCTGCTCATGGCCGGAATGGTTCCGACCGCGATGCTGCTCCGCAAGCACATTCAATATTCGGGCGATCCGGCGTCGCCGCGATTCTGGTTCGTGATGTCGATGGGCCTGCTCGTCGGTTTCATCTTCGCCTATCCGATGAACTGGTGGCTTGTGGCCAACCATCTCAAGCATGGCATGATGACCGTTCGCCGCGCAGCGCCAACTGCGGATTCACCTGCGCAGATGGACCACGCTTCAATGAAGGATATGGCGCAGGAAAAAGCCCCTATGCAAATGGGATCGGATCGCGTTCCATCACCGCCCATACCTGTGATGACCGTGCTCTCCTTTCTGGCATTGGCCGCGGGCTTGGCATTGGCTTCACTGTCACGCTGA
- a CDS encoding SDR family NAD(P)-dependent oxidoreductase: MSGASTEIAVAPVTPLRIIILGATSAIAEATARLWAPGGARILLAGRNEARLNEIASDLKARGAAEAIDWPLDCASANASAELGKMVDRLGGLDILLLAYGVLGEQAELERDPAAAARLITTNFSSAAAWCLAATAVLEKQGAGTLLVIGSVAGDRGRRSNFIYGATKGGLALLVEGIAHKLAPLGARAVIIKPGFVDTPMTAAIANKGPLWAKPEAIAASIVRAGEKGGPEIYAPGFWRGIMIVIRNLPVAIFNKINI, translated from the coding sequence ATGAGCGGCGCGTCGACCGAAATTGCCGTGGCTCCCGTGACGCCGCTGCGGATTATCATCCTCGGCGCGACCTCGGCGATCGCCGAGGCGACGGCACGGCTCTGGGCGCCGGGCGGCGCACGCATCCTGCTCGCCGGGCGCAACGAAGCGCGGCTGAACGAGATCGCCTCCGACCTCAAGGCGCGTGGCGCGGCCGAGGCCATCGACTGGCCGCTCGATTGCGCGAGCGCCAACGCCAGCGCTGAACTTGGCAAAATGGTCGACCGTCTCGGCGGCCTCGACATTCTCCTGCTCGCCTATGGCGTCCTCGGCGAGCAAGCCGAACTCGAGCGCGATCCGGCGGCAGCGGCGCGGCTCATCACCACGAATTTTTCCAGCGCCGCAGCCTGGTGCCTCGCCGCCACCGCCGTGCTGGAAAAGCAGGGCGCCGGCACGCTGCTGGTGATTGGCTCCGTGGCGGGCGACCGGGGGCGCCGCTCGAATTTCATCTATGGCGCGACGAAAGGCGGCCTCGCCCTTCTCGTCGAGGGCATCGCCCACAAGCTGGCGCCGCTCGGCGCGCGCGCGGTGATCATCAAACCCGGTTTCGTCGATACACCGATGACGGCGGCGATCGCCAATAAAGGGCCGCTCTGGGCGAAGCCCGAGGCCATCGCGGCGAGCATCGTCCGCGCCGGCGAAAAAGGCGGCCCGGAGATTTATGCGCCGGGATTCTGGCGCGGGATCATGATCGTCATCCGCAACTTGCCCGTGGCCATCTTCAACAAAATCAACATTTAG
- a CDS encoding FAD-binding oxidoreductase, whose translation MSEPFVTRSDILSWGRVVRAPQRVATPRFRDELDKLLGAANGASLLPIGLRRSYGDSCLNDTGDLIDMSRVDRFIAFDPAQGILRAEAGTSFSEILRLIVPHGWFLPVTPGTRFVTLGGAIANDVHGKNHHRAGTFGRHVRALGLLRSDRGHLTLTPESDAALFASTIGGLGLTGIIEWAEIALVKTDSSSLEVETIPFENLDAFWSLADASTEKFEHTVAWVDCLSRGESLGRGIFSRGNWTPYGFHDAHDDKTWKRVVADAPEFLLNPLSIGAFNELYYRLHAGRPHTKLQHYVPFFYPLDAIHGWNRLYGRSGLLQYQCLVPRATEREAIRALLEEIAKEGQASFLAVLKTFGDVPASGLFSFPRAGTTLALDFPNRGAATLALLTRLDAIVRDAGGALYPAKDGRISREMFRLSFPRWQEFEKDPAMSSDFWRRVSA comes from the coding sequence GTGAGCGAGCCTTTCGTCACCCGTAGCGATATTTTGTCATGGGGCCGCGTGGTGCGCGCGCCGCAGCGTGTGGCCACGCCGCGCTTTCGTGACGAACTCGACAAATTGCTTGGCGCCGCGAATGGCGCAAGCCTGCTGCCGATCGGGCTGCGGCGCTCCTATGGCGATTCCTGCCTGAATGATACCGGCGACCTCATCGATATGTCGCGGGTGGACAGGTTCATTGCCTTCGATCCGGCGCAGGGGATTTTGCGGGCCGAGGCCGGCACGAGCTTTTCCGAGATTCTGCGGCTGATCGTGCCGCATGGCTGGTTTCTGCCAGTGACCCCGGGCACCCGTTTCGTGACACTCGGCGGCGCTATCGCCAACGATGTGCATGGCAAGAACCATCATCGCGCCGGAACGTTCGGGCGGCATGTACGCGCGCTCGGCCTTTTGCGCAGCGATCGCGGCCACCTGACGCTGACGCCCGAAAGCGATGCCGCTCTCTTCGCCTCGACCATCGGCGGGCTCGGCCTCACCGGCATCATCGAATGGGCCGAGATCGCGCTGGTCAAGACCGACAGTTCGTCGCTCGAAGTCGAGACGATCCCCTTCGAAAATCTCGACGCCTTCTGGTCTCTCGCCGATGCCAGCACGGAAAAGTTCGAACACACGGTGGCTTGGGTCGATTGCCTCTCGCGCGGCGAAAGCCTCGGCCGGGGCATCTTCTCGCGGGGCAATTGGACGCCTTACGGATTCCACGATGCGCATGACGACAAAACCTGGAAACGCGTCGTCGCCGATGCGCCGGAATTTCTGCTCAACCCGCTGAGTATCGGCGCGTTCAACGAGCTTTATTATCGTCTGCATGCCGGCCGGCCGCATACGAAGCTGCAGCATTACGTGCCGTTCTTCTATCCGCTCGATGCGATCCACGGCTGGAACCGGCTGTACGGCCGCAGCGGCCTGCTGCAATATCAATGCCTCGTCCCGCGCGCGACGGAACGCGAGGCTATCCGCGCTTTGCTCGAGGAAATCGCCAAGGAGGGACAAGCCTCCTTCCTTGCCGTGCTCAAGACCTTCGGCGACGTTCCCGCCTCGGGGCTTTTTTCCTTCCCCCGCGCCGGCACGACATTGGCGCTCGATTTTCCCAATCGTGGCGCGGCGACGCTCGCCTTGCTCACACGGCTCGACGCTATCGTCCGCGACGCGGGCGGCGCGCTTTACCCGGCCAAAGATGGCCGTATTTCGCGTGAAATGTTCCGCCTCTCCTTCCCGCGCTGGCAGGAGTTTGAGAAAGATCCGGCGATGAGTTCCGACTTTTGGCGCAGGGTGTCCGCATGA
- the rnhA gene encoding ribonuclease HI produces MSGKVTIWTDGACSGNPGPGGWGAVITFADKRKEISGGEAATTNNRMEITAAIRALEALTRSCDVDLHTDSAYLRGGITTWLAGWKKNGWRTADKKPVKNIELWQELEQAAARHTIHWHWLKGHAGHPMNERADELAREGMRPFLKR; encoded by the coding sequence TTGAGCGGTAAAGTCACGATCTGGACCGACGGCGCCTGCTCCGGCAATCCCGGCCCCGGCGGCTGGGGCGCGGTCATCACCTTCGCCGACAAGCGCAAGGAAATCTCCGGCGGCGAAGCGGCGACGACCAACAATCGCATGGAGATCACCGCCGCGATCCGCGCTCTCGAAGCCCTGACACGCTCCTGCGATGTCGATCTCCATACCGATTCCGCCTATCTGCGCGGCGGCATTACCACCTGGCTCGCGGGCTGGAAGAAGAACGGCTGGCGCACCGCCGATAAGAAGCCGGTCAAGAACATCGAACTCTGGCAGGAACTCGAACAGGCAGCCGCGCGCCACACGATTCATTGGCACTGGCTGAAAGGCCATGCCGGCCATCCGATGAATGAGCGCGCCGACGAGCTGGCGCGCGAAGGCATGCGGCCCTTTTTAAAACGCTGA
- a CDS encoding ImuA family protein yields the protein MQGSGKAQQISLLRREMAGIATAPPAIVARAHVSLGAARLDRLLAGGLVTGALHEITAAAPGDTPAAAGFVLALAARCAAARNAPLIWIGEDFASLEQGSLYGPGLALHGIDPARLVLVHAANAKDALWAMEEALKCRTPAAVIGEIYSAKLYDLTASRRLVLAAQKQGTTGLLCLAGPVRAEALSSGAETRFEVRARSSPHAASAGGRTPLPGPAAFDVRIAKARAGPAAFSIDREKFHPVFWSHREVLFRDALSLPLAAIAGDGPDQPPQRRSA from the coding sequence ATGCAAGGAAGCGGAAAGGCGCAGCAGATCAGCCTTTTGCGCCGAGAAATGGCCGGAATTGCCACGGCCCCGCCGGCCATTGTCGCGCGGGCGCACGTCTCCCTTGGCGCGGCGCGGCTCGACAGGCTGCTCGCGGGTGGCCTCGTCACCGGCGCGCTGCATGAGATCACAGCCGCCGCGCCGGGCGATACGCCGGCTGCGGCGGGCTTCGTCCTGGCACTCGCCGCGCGGTGCGCCGCCGCCCGCAACGCGCCGCTCATCTGGATCGGCGAGGATTTCGCCAGCCTCGAACAGGGCTCGCTCTATGGCCCTGGCCTCGCCCTGCACGGCATCGACCCGGCCCGCCTCGTCCTTGTCCATGCGGCGAATGCAAAGGATGCCCTCTGGGCGATGGAAGAGGCGCTGAAATGCCGGACGCCCGCCGCCGTGATCGGCGAAATCTATTCCGCCAAGCTCTATGACCTCACCGCCTCGCGCCGGCTTGTCCTCGCCGCGCAGAAACAGGGCACGACCGGCCTGCTCTGCCTCGCCGGGCCGGTGCGCGCCGAGGCACTTTCGAGCGGCGCCGAAACCCGCTTCGAAGTCCGCGCCCGATCAAGTCCACATGCAGCTTCCGCCGGCGGCCGCACGCCCCTGCCCGGCCCCGCCGCCTTCGATGTGCGCATCGCCAAGGCGCGCGCCGGACCGGCCGCTTTTTCCATCGATCGCGAAAAATTCCATCCCGTTTTCTGGAGCCACCGAGAGGTCTTGTTCCGTGACGCGTTATCTCTCCCTCTGGCTGCCATCGCTGGCGACGGACCGGATCAGCCGCCACAGCGCCGCAGCGCGTGA
- a CDS encoding UbiA family prenyltransferase: MQPASVEKRPSLSVVAPGNRAPLGYDLSLPLVIDLDGTLLSTDVLHESLLLFLKRRPGEAWKIPGWIFSGRAVVKNRLADVVTDDDIETFPACDEVVELAQKEAERGRKIVLATAADITIAEKIRRRFPFISEVIASADGHNLKGAAKAQTVSAQFPHGFIYAGDSTADLHVWNAATAAIFVGRSSAMEQKIATKTQLAAVLPTKLLNFPTLRRGLRAHQWAKNSLVFVPLILGGKAHDPVAWAYAFGAFVALSLLASVTYLLNDLWDLADDRRHWSKKLRPIASGDLPIASAMLVIAVGGLIAFAIAALIGPACVGVLALYLAISLAYSFWLKREPLVDIFVLASLFTIRLALGLVVTGVVFSPWLFVFSMFIFLSLSAAKRQTEITRMVAHGLTQTPGRGYRAEDGPLVLSLGVGAMLATVLVMVIYLVAYAFPEGFYRHPFFLWGFPIIIFLWLSRIWLLCHRGELNDDPVAFALKDRLSLAYGAAMVAMFAAALL; encoded by the coding sequence ATGCAACCGGCCTCAGTCGAAAAGCGCCCTTCTCTCAGTGTGGTTGCGCCAGGCAATCGCGCCCCGCTCGGCTATGATCTTTCACTCCCGCTCGTGATCGATCTCGACGGCACGCTGCTATCGACAGATGTGCTGCATGAATCCCTGCTTCTGTTTCTGAAACGCCGACCGGGCGAAGCGTGGAAAATTCCGGGCTGGATTTTCTCCGGACGCGCGGTCGTCAAGAATCGCCTGGCGGATGTCGTCACCGACGACGACATCGAGACTTTTCCTGCCTGCGATGAAGTTGTCGAGCTGGCGCAAAAGGAAGCCGAACGCGGCCGCAAAATCGTGCTCGCGACGGCGGCCGACATCACCATCGCGGAGAAAATCCGTCGACGCTTTCCGTTCATCAGCGAAGTGATCGCCTCAGCCGACGGGCACAATTTGAAAGGCGCGGCAAAGGCGCAGACGGTTTCGGCGCAGTTTCCGCACGGATTCATCTACGCCGGCGACTCCACCGCGGATCTGCATGTCTGGAACGCAGCGACCGCGGCGATATTCGTCGGTCGCTCCAGCGCCATGGAGCAGAAGATCGCGACCAAAACGCAGCTCGCCGCCGTCCTGCCGACAAAGTTGCTCAATTTTCCGACCCTGCGGCGGGGTCTGCGGGCTCATCAATGGGCGAAGAATTCGCTCGTCTTCGTCCCGCTGATCCTCGGCGGCAAGGCGCATGATCCGGTCGCCTGGGCTTACGCCTTCGGGGCGTTCGTGGCCCTGAGCCTCCTTGCCTCCGTGACCTATCTCCTCAATGATCTGTGGGATCTGGCGGACGACCGGCGGCATTGGTCGAAGAAATTGCGACCGATCGCCAGCGGCGATCTGCCGATCGCTTCGGCCATGCTGGTCATCGCTGTCGGCGGCCTTATAGCTTTTGCTATAGCGGCCTTGATCGGCCCCGCCTGCGTCGGGGTTCTGGCGCTCTATCTTGCCATCAGCCTCGCCTATTCGTTCTGGCTGAAACGCGAGCCGCTGGTCGATATTTTCGTTCTCGCTTCACTCTTCACGATCCGCCTCGCGCTCGGCCTCGTCGTCACCGGCGTCGTCTTTTCGCCCTGGCTCTTCGTCTTCTCGATGTTTATTTTCCTGTCGCTTTCCGCCGCGAAACGGCAGACGGAGATCACCCGCATGGTCGCGCACGGGCTGACCCAGACTCCGGGCCGCGGCTATCGCGCGGAAGATGGCCCGCTCGTCCTCTCGCTCGGCGTCGGCGCCATGCTCGCGACCGTGCTGGTGATGGTCATCTATCTGGTCGCCTATGCGTTTCCGGAAGGCTTTTACCGCCATCCGTTCTTCCTCTGGGGCTTTCCGATCATTATTTTTCTCTGGCTGTCGCGGATTTGGCTCTTGTGTCATCGCGGGGAATTGAACGATGATCCGGTCGCGTTCGCGCTGAAGGACAGGCTCAGCCTCGCCTATGGAGCGGCGATGGTCGCAATGTTCGCCGCAGCCCTGCTGTAG